TATATGAATGATATTCGTTTTTCTCTGAACGAGtgaaaaacaataacatgttagtcttaacgaaaaaaaacaatataaaaaatatgatgttacgtatttttctgttttgttttgggGTATTTTGTCTCTTTTTGcagaaattgaaaataaaatactaccatatttatttaggtttttctatatacatatataaataaaatagtttaatgTCATGCTCggaaaactatttatttgagAAAATGGATTTGCTTAGGTACCTCTTTTACAACcttgttttttatatatttttatgtaattgaaatatttacattatcatgtttaatatacatatacacTTATTAtctatgaataaattatttattgtatatgACAGTAGTTCTTTTAATAATTCATGGGAAGAttatgatatttatattttttctaatagaaagcactaacaaaataaatacattttattttaaatgcaatcCAGAAatacgtaatatgtaaattgGTACATAAAATCAAAGTTTCAAAACATTATATCTCAAAACACTGACTCATATTTTACAAAGCTTTTACATTCAGTAACTTTACATAccatttaaaactttatttcggtgtcaataaagttcaaaatacaaaaactGATTTGGACTTTGACTTTGTTTAACTGTATAAATACGTTGTTCGGGAAAAAATAAGttagctatttattttataaagacaataaattaatagataTATCTACATTAGAACATTCACTTAACTAACGAACACCAGAGTTAATAAATGGTTCACCAACAGCATCATTCCTATGAACATCCTTAAAATAGCCCAGAGCATAATAATCTTCAATTTCTTGCAAAGTTCTATTCTTAGTGTCAGGCACATACCTCCAAACGATAAAAATAGTCACCATTATATAAATAGTATAAAGCAGAAATATGCCCCATATGTTCATATATAAACACAGGTAAGGGTACGCCTTTAGACATGAAGAATGGAGCAAGCAGgtatataaaacatataaacacCCACCCACACCTCTGTGTTTCACCGGCATTATCTCGCTTGATATAGAAAACCCTACACAACTTGTGCTCACGAAAATCATGAAACCAATGAGACAATACTCAGCTAATTCAAGCTCTTTTGACAAAACCCCCACTCTTTCTAAAATCGTCGTCAATGTCGCCCCTCCCATGAAAACTGCTGATCCTATCATACTGAGTACCATTACTTTTTTACTGCTAAAATAACGCACGCAGACTGTAGTTATATTATAGCCAATAAACAGGATAATGTCCATAGCTAATTTAGTTTTGGCGTTTAAAGTGCCTGAAATTTTCACGAGCATGTCGTTGGCGTATATTATGACCGGCATCCCTCCGCCCCAGTACAAGAAGttgattaaaacaaaagtgtGTATAGTCGGCAAATAGAAATCTCTGCTTTTTACTGTATTCCTCAAATCCCTGAGTTTTGtcactgattttgtttttaattcttcTTTCTGTGCATTGATTAACGCCTTCAACTCTTTTTTCGATTCCTCGTCAGTGCCTCTTAGCCTTACAAAATTCCGTTCACATTCTTTGAACCTCCCTTTATAAGCTAGCCAAGAAGGGGATTCAGGCCAAATAAGACCTAAAGGAATAGCCAATAACGCTGGACAGCACATGATTAAACCAGTCGTCTTCCAATGAAGATATCCTCCTATTATACCGACGGAAGAAATACCCAGAGCTTGTATGGTTCCGTAGAGTAGAAGGCAGGTGCTTCGATATTTGGGTCGAACCATTTCGGAGACGCTGAGAAAGCTGACAGCGACCAGACTGTTGGTGCCGAGTCCATGGAAGCATTCGCCAATAATCAAAGTACTTAAGTTTTGAGCTAAGTAAGTGAGGATCCAGCCTGTGATGATGAGAAGACAGCTGAGGATGAAGGCGAATTTTCTGCCTCTGTACTGCATTATAAAAGGCAT
This genomic window from Helicoverpa zea isolate HzStark_Cry1AcR chromosome 24, ilHelZeax1.1, whole genome shotgun sequence contains:
- the LOC124642385 gene encoding facilitated trehalose transporter Tret1-like, which gives rise to MVWPPLAVQFLVAGSTHLAALSAGGVIAYPSVLLVQLKNNDTIIELDLHKGSWIGSVHGIAGVPSILMPFIMQYRGRKFAFILSCLLIITGWILTYLAQNLSTLIIGECFHGLGTNSLVAVSFLSVSEMVRPKYRSTCLLLYGTIQALGISSVGIIGGYLHWKTTGLIMCCPALLAIPLGLIWPESPSWLAYKGRFKECERNFVRLRGTDEESKKELKALINAQKEELKTKSVTKLRDLRNTVKSRDFYLPTIHTFVLINFLYWGGGMPVIIYANDMLVKISGTLNAKTKLAMDIILFIGYNITTVCVRYFSSKKVMVLSMIGSAVFMGGATLTTILERVGVLSKELELAEYCLIGFMIFVSTSCVGFSISSEIMPVKHRGVGGCLYVLYTCLLHSSCLKAYPYLCLYMNIWGIFLLYTIYIMVTIFIVWRYVPDTKNRTLQEIEDYYALGYFKDVHRNDAVGEPFINSGVR